The following proteins are co-located in the Solanum pennellii chromosome 1, SPENNV200 genome:
- the LOC107019479 gene encoding ferric reduction oxidase 2-like encodes MAQTSSSSPSLKASSSVTNDFQAIIMALILIVTIGYFLLLIVTPTNMYRQIWTPKIKAHITNSTYFGAQEKTLLMNTFPLIFIAVLGCVYLHLWKKSNDKNINRFEKKQKLAIWRRPIIMKGLGIVSRIELGFFVMFIALLVWTFASYLHIIFPTITPKSVAKSGEKVWEAKLEDSGLRLGLVGNICLTFLFVPVTRGSSVVQVFGLTSEASVKYHIWLGHIVMTLFSAHGICYIIYWASTHQLSEMLKWGKTDISNLAGELALLSGLVLWIATFPRIRRKMFELFFYTHHFYILFVVFFVFHVGVSYACIMLPGFFLFMVDRFLRFLQSRSNVRLVAARVLPCETLELNFSKTKSLSYTPTSIMFVNVPSISKVQWHPFTITSSSNLEPEKISVAIKGEGSWSKKLYQMISSPNSVDRLNVSVEGPYGPPSTHFLSHDLLVMVSGGSGITPFISIIRELIHTSESQKCKTPEILLISVFKNSEDLTMLDLLLPISGAPSETCKLGLQIEAFVTREKQPVSTEDKKNLRTVWFKPNPSDKPITPILGQNNWLWLGAIISCSFLIFLISLGVLNRYYIYPIDKNTNDIFSYPIKAVLNMLIICISIVNTSSAAFVWNKRQSGTDAKQIQNMEGATPMASPNSWFYNADREMESLPQQSLFQSTNLHFGERPDLKRLLFERKESSVGVLVCGPKKMRHEVANICSSGLASNLHFESISFSW; translated from the exons atggCTCAAACATCCTCTTCCTCTCCTTCTCTTAAAGCTTCATCAAGTGTTACCAATGATTTTCAAGCAATTATAATGGCTCTAATATTAATTGTTACTATTGGGTATTTTCTACTTTTGATAGTAACACCAACTAATATGTATAGACAAATATGGACACCCAAGATTAAAGCTCACATTACCAACTCCACATACTTTGGAGCTCAAG aaAAGACTTTGTTGATGAACACATTTCCTCTCATATTTATTGCTGTCTTGGGATGTGTATACCTCCATTTATGGAAGAAATCCAATGATAAAAACATCAACAG ATTTGAGAAGAAACAAAAGTTGGCTATATGGAGGAGGCCAATAATCATGAAGGGGCTAGGAATTGTATCAAGAATAGAGCTTGgtttttttgttatgtttattgCACTCTTAGTTTGGACTTTTGCTTCTTACTTGCACATTATTTTTCCCACTATTACACCAAAATCCGTAGCCAAAAGCGGAGAAAAAGT ATGGGAAGCCAAGTTGGAAGATTCAGGGCTAAGATTGGGACTTGTTGGAAATATATGCTTAACATTTCTATTTGTTCCAGTCACAAGAGGCTCATCTGTGGTACAAGTATTTGGTTTGACATCAGAAGCTAGTGTTAAATATCATATATGGCTTGGACATATTGTAATGACTCTTTTTTCTGCTCATGGCATTTGTTACATTATCTATTGGGCTTCCACTCATCAATTATCTGAG ATGCTGAAATGGGGAAAAACTGATATATCAAATTTGGCTGGTGAATTGGCATTGCTTTCTGGGTTGGTGTTGTGGATAGCAACATTTCCTAGAATTAGGAGAAAGATGTTTGAACTCTTCTTCTACACTCATCATTTCTACATTCTCTTTGTCGTCTTCTTCGTCTTCCATGTTGGTGTTTCTTACGCTTGCATCATGCTTCCTGGTTTCTTCCTCTTCATGGTTGATCGATTCTTGAGATTCTTACAGTCACGATCAAATGTTCGTTTAGTAGCTGCTCGTGTTCTGCCATGTGAAACTCTTGAACTCAATTTCTCCAAGACTAAAa GTTTAAGTTACACACCAACTAGCATCATGTTTGTGAATGTACCTAGCATTTCAAAAGTGCAATGGCATCCTTTTACAATCACTTCAAGTAGTAATTTGGAGCCAGAGAAAATCAGTGTTGCCATTAAGGGTGAAGGAAGTTGGTCCAAAAAACTCTACCAGATGATCTCTTCCCCTAATTCTGTCGATCGTCTTAACGTCTCTGTTGAAGGACCTTATGGACCTCCTTCCACACATTTTCTAAG tCATGATTTATTGGTTATGGTAAGTGGAGGAAGTGGAATTACCCCTTTCATTTCCATAATTAGGGAGCTAATTCATACAAGTGAGTCACAAAAATGCAAGACACCAGAAATCCTACTTATTAGTGTGTTCAAGAATTCGGAAGATCTCACCATGTTGGACCTTCTCCTTCCTATATCTGGTGCTCCATCAGAAACTTGTAAATTGGGGCTACAAATCGAGGCTTTTGTAACGAGAGAAAAGCAACCAGTATCGACAGAAGACAAGAAGAATTTGAGGACTGTATGGTTCAAGCCCAACCCATCTGATAAGCCTATCACTCCAATTCTTGGACAAAACAATTGGCTCTGGCTTGGTGCTATCATATCATGTTCCTTcctcattttcttgatttcctTGGGGGTCTTGAATAGATATTACATATACCCAATCGACAAAAATACTAATGACATATTTTCCTATCCAATAAAGGCGGTGTTGAATATGCTAATCATTTGCATATCTATAGTCAACACAAGTAGTGCTGCATTTGTTTGGAACAAGAGACAGAGCGGGACTGATGCAAAACAGATTCAGAACATGGAAGGTGCAACTCCTATGGCTTCGCCTAATTCTTGGTTCTATAATGCTGATAGAGAGATGGAAAGTTTGCCCCAACAATCACTTTTTCAATCAACTAATCTCCATTTTGGTGAAAGGCCTGACCTCAAAA GACTGTTGTTTGAGAGGAAAGAATCAAGTGTTGGAGTTTTAGTGTGTGGCCCAAAAAAGATGAGACATGAAGTTGCTAACATATGTTCATCTGGTTTAGCATCCAATCTTCATTTTGAGTCCATCAGTTTCAGTTGGTGA
- the LOC107008055 gene encoding probable receptor-like protein kinase At5g24010 — translation MATLSSTLAVYFSFTLLCFNLISASFSPIDHYLVNCGSLEPTTVDFDHRRFTGDVSDPKASFLTSTESISLADPNPCPKSSPIYHTARVFTRPSKYKFVIKNPGMHLVRLHFRRLRGSLDFSNAKFHVLANGFVLFNSLSMEMGKDVEIVKDYVIGVDSDKLVITFVPSEKSNFAFVNAIEVISAPNDLIADVAQYVSFDKNERIHGLLKNGFETMYRVNVGGWKVTPFNDSLWRTWVTDDEYLKSNDGSSKVHFGGRINYQEGGASREVGPDNVYNTARVIRSSGSSIPELKMTWTFPVTKGYKYLVRMHFCDIASIARGMLFFNVYVNNNLAYENLDLTEVTNRLLASPFYADFVVDGDSSGVLTLSVGPSNMSLPHAVDAILNGVEIMKINNSVGSFDGKICAHAVLKSWKRGNGNVLYPMLAAVFMLLMAFVIMHRRRTGVTDSVVWWRLPTEIPEVNLKYGNQLSSNKL, via the coding sequence ATGGCGACACTTTCTTCCACCTTGGCTGTCTACTTCTCCTTCACACTCCTCTGCTTCAATCTAATTTCAGCTTCCTTTTCACCTATCGATCACTACCTCGTAAACTGTGGGTCCCTGGAACCCACCACCGTTGACTTCGACCACCGCCGCTTCACCGGAGACGTTTCCGACCCAAAGGCGTCGTTTCTCACCTCCACGGAATCGATTTCACTCGCTGACCCAAACCCATGTCCTAAATCTTCCCCAATTTACCACACTGCTCGTGTTTTCACGCGCCCCTCTAAGTACAAGTTCGTAATCAAGAACCCTGGTATGCACTTGGTACGTCTTCATTTCCGTCGATTAAGAGGTAGTCTTGATTTTAGTAATGCTAAATTTCATGTCTTGGCAAATGGGTTTGTTCTATTTAATAGTTTAAGTATGGAGATGGGTAAGGATGTTGAGATAGTTAAGGATTATGTGATTGGGGTTGATTCAGATAAACTTGTCATCACTTTTGTGCCGAGTGAGAAGTCGAATTTTGCCTTTGTTAATGCAATTGAGGTTATTTCTGCTCCTAATGATTTGATTGCTGATGTGGCTCAGTATGTTAGTTTTGATAAAAATGAGCGAATTCATGGATTATTGAAGAATGGGTTTGAAACTATGTATAGGGTTAATGTTGGTGGTTGGAAAGTTACCCCTTTTAATGATTCGTTATGGAGAACTTGGGTTACTGATGATGAGTATCTCAAGTCTAATGATGGTTCTTCAAAGGTTCACTTTGGTGGCCGTATAAACTATCAAGAAGGTGGGGCGAGCAGAGAGGTTGGTCCTGATAATGTTTATAATACTGCTCGAGTTATTAGGAGTTCGGGTTCTTCAATCCCTGAGTTGAAAATGACATGGACATTTCCAGTGACCAAAGGGTATAAGTACTTGGTTAGGATGCACTTCTGTGATATAGCTAGTATTGCGCGTGGTATGCTATTTTTCAATGTTTATGTGAACAACAATTTAGCCTACGAAAACTTGGACCTTACTGAAGTAACAAATAGGTTGCTGGCTTCTCCTTTCTATGCTGATTTTGTCGTTGATGGAGATAGTTCCGGTGTTTTGACTTTGAGTGTTGGGCCATCGAATATGAGTCTTCCACATGCTGTAGATGCCATTCTGAATGGGGTTGAGATCATGAAGATAAATAATTCCGTGGGTAGTTTTGATGGTAAGATTTGTGCACATGCTGTCTTGAAGAGTTGGAAGAGGGGAAATGGTAACGTCCTATATCCTATGCTAGCTGCTGTCTTCATGCTGCTGATGGCATTTGTGATCATGCATCGGAGAAGAACTGGGGTTACAGACTCTGTGGTCTGGTGGAGGTTACCCACTGAAATTCCTGAAGTTAATCTGAAATATGGCAACCAACTGTCATCTAATAAGCTGTGA